The proteins below come from a single Carnobacterium divergens DSM 20623 genomic window:
- a CDS encoding YqgQ family protein, with protein sequence MRILYDVQLLLKRFGIYVYVGERLWDIEMMSIELKSLKDSGLIEDDVYIPAALVLRKEHRLEEEKQKNISMDN encoded by the coding sequence ATGCGAATCTTATATGATGTACAGTTATTATTAAAAAGATTTGGAATATATGTTTACGTAGGAGAGCGGTTATGGGATATTGAGATGATGTCAATCGAACTAAAAAGTTTAAAAGATTCCGGTTTGATTGAAGATGATGTCTATATACCAGCAGCTTTAGTTTTACGAAAAGAGCATCGTTTGGAAGAAGAAAAACAAAAAAATATTAGTATGGATAACTAA
- a CDS encoding ROK family glucokinase, with product MSKKLIGIDLGGTTIKFAILTVDGDVQQKWSIETDTTNEGSKIVPSIVESINKHIAKYEMSHSDFIGIGMGSPGTVDRELGTVIGAYNLNWKTLQQVKQEIEAGTDIPFAIDNDANVAALGERWKGAGENGDDVTFITLGTGVGGGIIAEGRLLHGVVGAAGEIGHITVDPGGYDCTCGKKGCLETVASATGVVRVARDYADEFAGDSRLKYLIDDGQEVTAKTVFDLAKDGDVLAIKIIDKVSYYLGLACGNIGNMLNPSDIVIGGGVSAAGDFLLEQVRHYFEEFTFPQVRHSTNLKLAQLGNDAGVIGASSLAKQFLKK from the coding sequence ATGTCTAAAAAACTAATTGGAATTGATTTAGGTGGGACGACAATCAAATTTGCTATCTTAACTGTAGATGGGGATGTTCAACAAAAATGGAGCATTGAAACAGATACTACAAATGAAGGTTCAAAAATTGTCCCAAGTATTGTGGAATCGATAAATAAACATATTGCAAAATATGAAATGTCCCACAGCGATTTTATCGGAATCGGTATGGGTTCTCCTGGTACTGTTGATCGTGAATTAGGAACTGTAATTGGGGCATATAATTTAAATTGGAAGACATTGCAACAAGTCAAACAAGAAATTGAAGCGGGAACAGATATACCATTTGCTATTGATAATGATGCGAATGTTGCTGCCTTAGGAGAGCGTTGGAAAGGCGCTGGAGAGAATGGGGATGATGTGACCTTCATTACGTTAGGAACGGGTGTAGGTGGCGGAATTATTGCTGAAGGTCGGTTGCTACACGGTGTTGTTGGAGCAGCAGGTGAAATTGGGCATATTACAGTAGATCCTGGTGGTTATGATTGTACTTGTGGTAAAAAAGGTTGTTTAGAAACAGTTGCAAGTGCGACGGGTGTTGTAAGGGTAGCAAGAGATTACGCGGATGAGTTTGCTGGTGATTCTCGTTTGAAGTATTTAATTGACGACGGACAAGAAGTTACAGCTAAAACAGTTTTTGATTTAGCCAAAGATGGCGATGTTTTAGCGATCAAAATTATTGATAAAGTTTCTTACTATTTAGGGTTAGCCTGTGGAAATATTGGCAATATGCTGAATCCTTCTGATATTGTAATTGGTGGTGGTGTTTCAGCAGCTGGAGATTTTCTGTTAGAGCAAGTCCGTCATTACTTTGAAGAATTTACTTTCCCACAAGTTCGTCATAGCACGAATCTAAAATTAGCACAATTGGGTAATGATGCAGGTGTTATTGGTGCAAGTTCATTAGCAAAACAATTTCTAAAAAAATAA
- a CDS encoding rhodanese-like domain-containing protein, whose product MIGYEVYQHFNRKRAAVILTEEEFRENMRKVQVIDVREKPEFDAGHILGARNIPYSGFKTRMVEIRKDIPVYLYDQKKSMSGRAAVKLRKAGYTKIYRLKDGYQNWNGKIKKK is encoded by the coding sequence ATGATTGGTTATGAAGTGTATCAACATTTTAATCGTAAGCGGGCTGCTGTTATTTTAACTGAAGAAGAATTCAGAGAAAATATGCGTAAAGTCCAAGTGATTGATGTTCGTGAAAAACCAGAATTTGATGCAGGTCATATTTTAGGTGCTCGTAATATTCCGTATTCAGGTTTTAAAACGAGAATGGTAGAAATTAGAAAAGATATTCCCGTTTATTTATACGATCAAAAAAAATCAATGAGTGGCCGTGCGGCAGTTAAGTTACGTAAAGCAGGGTACACAAAAATCTATCGATTAAAAGATGGGTATCAAAACTGGAATGGTAAAATTAAAAAGAAATAA
- the lepB gene encoding signal peptidase I: MNTNKTKKTKKNISVKKEILSTLMTLVVALGIVMLLRTFIFTPVIVKGESMNPTLENNDRILLLKMEKVKRFDIVTFPAPDNPSENYVKRVIGLPGDEVSYKNDILTINGKNYDEPYLKEFKANLPTGENLTTDFTLEQISGVSKVPAGKYLVLGDNRQNSKDGRMIGYIDADDIQGVADYRIWPITTFGRIDKAE, translated from the coding sequence ATGAATACAAATAAAACAAAGAAAACTAAAAAGAACATTTCAGTAAAAAAAGAAATTTTAAGTACCTTGATGACTTTAGTTGTGGCGTTGGGAATTGTAATGCTATTAAGAACCTTTATTTTTACACCGGTCATTGTTAAAGGCGAATCGATGAATCCTACTTTAGAAAATAACGACCGCATCTTATTACTAAAAATGGAAAAAGTGAAGCGATTTGATATTGTTACCTTTCCAGCACCAGATAACCCAAGTGAAAACTATGTAAAACGAGTGATTGGATTGCCTGGGGACGAGGTTAGCTATAAAAATGATATCCTAACCATTAATGGGAAAAATTATGATGAACCTTATTTAAAAGAATTTAAAGCAAATCTTCCGACTGGCGAAAACTTAACAACTGATTTTACATTAGAGCAAATTAGTGGGGTATCAAAAGTTCCAGCAGGTAAGTATTTAGTATTAGGAGATAACCGTCAAAATTCAAAAGATGGTCGTATGATTGGCTATATTGATGCAGACGATATTCAAGGAGTTGCTGATTATCGAATTTGGCCAATTACAACCTTTGGTCGAATTGACAAAGCTGAATAA
- a CDS encoding YqeG family HAD IIIA-type phosphatase translates to MFTKFKPTWMVEAIYQITPEQLKKRNFKAVLTDLDNTLIAWNNPDGTAELLGWIDEMKAANIPVIVVSNNKAARIERVVEQLGLDYVARSMKPLTKGFKEAETKLNLPKEQILMVGDQIMTDIRGANAAKIQNVLVKPIVTTDAWNTKFNRLMERQIMNYLLKKHPEMNWRNTIDGE, encoded by the coding sequence ATGTTTACTAAATTCAAACCAACATGGATGGTGGAAGCCATTTATCAAATTACACCAGAACAATTAAAAAAACGCAATTTCAAAGCGGTACTAACTGATTTAGATAACACGTTGATTGCATGGAACAACCCAGATGGAACAGCTGAACTTTTAGGGTGGATTGACGAAATGAAAGCAGCTAATATTCCTGTGATTGTTGTTTCAAATAATAAAGCGGCTCGAATCGAACGAGTGGTGGAACAATTAGGTCTTGATTATGTTGCAAGATCAATGAAACCATTGACAAAAGGCTTTAAAGAAGCAGAAACAAAATTGAATTTACCAAAAGAACAAATTCTGATGGTAGGTGACCAAATCATGACGGACATCCGTGGTGCAAACGCTGCTAAGATTCAAAATGTGTTAGTTAAGCCAATTGTAACGACTGATGCGTGGAATACAAAGTTCAACCGTTTGATGGAAAGACAGATTATGAACTACTTATTGAAAAAACATCCAGAAATGAATTGGAGGAATACAATTGATGGAGAATAA
- the yqeH gene encoding ribosome biogenesis GTPase YqeH: MENNELDLNEEIRCIGCGAIIQTTDKDALGYTPVSALEKGLESGEVYCQRCFRLRHYNEIQDVKLTDDDFLKLLNEIGTKDALIVNVIDIFDFNGSLIPGLHRFVGNNPVLLVGNKVDLLPKSLKRGKMTQWLKERAFEEGLRPEDVILTSAMKAKEMDSLLETIEKHRKGRDVFVVGVTNVGKSTLINQIIKNTAGVQDLITTSQFPGTTLDRIEIPLEDGKNLIDTPGIIHRHQMAHVLGDKDLKLIAPKKEIKPMVYQLNEEQTLFFGGVARFDYLKGGRRSFTCFLSNDLKIHRTKLEKADELYANHVGGMLQPPRQEEVESFPELVRFEFSVKEKSDIVFAGLGWVTVNEPGAVVAGWAPKGVSVVIRKSLI; the protein is encoded by the coding sequence ATGGAGAATAACGAATTAGATTTAAATGAAGAAATCCGCTGTATTGGTTGTGGAGCAATTATTCAAACAACTGATAAAGACGCGCTAGGCTACACTCCGGTTTCGGCATTAGAAAAAGGGTTGGAGAGCGGTGAAGTCTATTGTCAACGTTGTTTTAGACTAAGACATTACAATGAAATTCAAGACGTTAAACTTACCGATGACGACTTCTTAAAATTATTAAACGAAATCGGCACAAAAGATGCGTTAATTGTGAATGTGATTGATATTTTTGATTTTAATGGTAGCTTGATTCCTGGACTACATCGTTTTGTTGGAAACAATCCGGTTTTACTAGTAGGAAATAAAGTTGATTTGTTACCAAAATCATTAAAACGTGGCAAAATGACCCAATGGTTAAAAGAACGTGCCTTTGAAGAAGGACTACGCCCTGAAGATGTCATTTTAACAAGTGCAATGAAAGCAAAAGAAATGGATAGCCTACTAGAAACCATTGAAAAACATCGTAAAGGCCGTGATGTATTTGTAGTTGGGGTAACCAATGTTGGGAAATCAACCTTGATTAATCAAATTATCAAAAACACAGCTGGCGTACAAGATTTAATTACGACTTCACAATTTCCAGGAACAACCCTTGACCGTATCGAGATTCCATTAGAAGATGGGAAAAATTTAATTGATACACCAGGAATTATTCATCGTCACCAAATGGCACACGTTTTAGGAGATAAAGATCTAAAATTGATCGCTCCTAAAAAAGAAATTAAGCCAATGGTTTACCAATTAAACGAAGAGCAAACCTTGTTTTTTGGTGGAGTAGCGCGTTTTGATTACTTGAAAGGTGGGCGTAGATCCTTCACTTGTTTCTTATCAAATGATTTGAAAATTCATCGTACAAAGCTTGAAAAAGCCGATGAATTGTATGCAAATCATGTGGGAGGAATGTTGCAACCCCCTCGTCAAGAAGAAGTGGAAAGCTTCCCTGAGTTGGTTCGTTTTGAATTTTCTGTCAAAGAAAAAAGCGATATTGTCTTTGCTGGTCTAGGCTGGGTAACGGTTAACGAACCAGGTGCAGTTGTAGCTGGTTGGGCGCCAAAAGGCGTTAGTGTTGTGATTCGTAAATCATTGATTTAA
- the yhbY gene encoding ribosome assembly RNA-binding protein YhbY, giving the protein MNLTGKQKRFLRSEAHHLTPIFQVGKGGLSDEMMKQIGEALEKRELLKVSLLQNTDEEVTEVAAAIEKTVGCDAIQIIGRVIVLFQPSTKEKYQRISSRLPRVKAN; this is encoded by the coding sequence ATGAATTTAACAGGAAAACAAAAACGTTTCTTACGAAGCGAAGCGCACCACTTAACCCCTATTTTTCAAGTTGGAAAAGGCGGATTAAGTGATGAAATGATGAAACAAATTGGCGAAGCTTTAGAAAAAAGAGAGCTTTTAAAAGTTAGCTTACTGCAAAATACAGATGAAGAAGTTACTGAAGTAGCAGCTGCCATCGAAAAAACAGTTGGCTGTGATGCCATTCAAATTATTGGACGCGTGATCGTCTTATTCCAACCATCAACAAAAGAAAAATACCAACGCATTTCAAGTCGACTTCCTAGAGTGAAAGCTAATTAA
- a CDS encoding nicotinate-nucleotide adenylyltransferase yields MISLKNQTIVMTKAEPFVEQRKRVGIIGGTFNPPHIGHLVIADQVGHQLGLDTIYFMPDAEPPHIDRKEAVDATHRLKMVASAIEGNPLFELEEREILRGGKSYTFDTILELTKEHPEIDYYFIIGGDMVEYLPKWYRIDELIQLVQFVGVKRPNYGTDSPYPIIWVDVPAIDVSSTDLRKKLELGCPVHYLIPEKTLTYIKEKGLYQDDK; encoded by the coding sequence GTGATTTCATTGAAAAATCAAACAATCGTGATGACAAAAGCAGAACCATTCGTTGAGCAGCGTAAACGAGTAGGGATTATTGGCGGAACGTTTAATCCACCTCATATTGGTCATTTAGTAATTGCCGATCAAGTAGGGCACCAATTAGGATTAGATACAATTTACTTTATGCCGGATGCTGAGCCACCACACATTGATCGAAAAGAAGCAGTAGATGCAACTCATCGCTTAAAAATGGTGGCATCAGCAATTGAAGGCAACCCGCTATTTGAACTAGAAGAGCGAGAAATCCTTCGTGGTGGAAAAAGCTATACCTTTGATACGATACTTGAATTAACCAAAGAACATCCTGAAATCGACTATTATTTTATTATTGGTGGCGATATGGTTGAATACTTACCAAAATGGTATCGTATTGACGAATTGATTCAATTGGTCCAGTTTGTTGGTGTGAAACGACCAAATTATGGAACCGATAGTCCTTATCCTATCATTTGGGTAGACGTACCAGCGATTGATGTCAGCTCAACAGATCTTCGAAAAAAACTTGAATTAGGTTGCCCAGTTCATTATTTGATTCCTGAAAAAACTCTTACTTATATTAAAGAAAAGGGGCTGTATCAAGATGACAAATAA
- the yqeK gene encoding bis(5'-nucleosyl)-tetraphosphatase (symmetrical) YqeK, which yields MEYTTNYLKMSRVELLERVQMQMGERRFKHVLGVEEMAIALAGRYEADIEAASIAALTHDYAKERDRDEMQELIRKEGFDLDLLNYGSEIWHGPVGAFLVQKELGVQDDLILDAIRKHTVGASEMTLLDKIIYVADFIEPNRDFPGVAEAREIAIRNLDEAVAFETKHTLHYLIEKNTKIYPQTIATYNTWVAKS from the coding sequence ATGGAATACACTACTAACTATTTAAAAATGAGTCGTGTCGAACTACTTGAGCGCGTTCAAATGCAAATGGGTGAACGCCGTTTCAAACATGTTTTAGGCGTAGAAGAAATGGCGATTGCGTTAGCCGGTCGATACGAAGCAGACATTGAGGCAGCTAGTATAGCTGCGCTGACTCATGACTATGCAAAAGAGCGCGATCGCGATGAAATGCAAGAGTTAATCCGTAAAGAAGGCTTTGACTTGGATTTGCTCAATTACGGAAGCGAGATTTGGCATGGTCCAGTGGGCGCATTTTTAGTTCAAAAAGAACTAGGTGTTCAGGATGACTTGATTTTAGATGCCATTCGTAAGCATACGGTAGGAGCAAGTGAGATGACGTTGTTGGATAAAATTATTTATGTAGCAGATTTTATCGAACCTAATCGCGACTTTCCAGGAGTAGCAGAAGCTAGAGAAATTGCGATTCGTAATTTAGATGAGGCTGTTGCTTTTGAAACAAAACATACTTTACACTATTTAATTGAAAAAAATACCAAAATTTACCCACAAACCATTGCAACTTACAATACATGGGTTGCCAAATCATAG
- the rsfS gene encoding ribosome silencing factor encodes MGCQIIGGNQLTISSEEILEIAVKAADDKRAEDIMAMDVRNISILADYFVVMHGNSEKQVEAIVNEIVDQEEMAKVEVKRIEGRDSAKWMLIDLGDVVVHVFHYSERSFYNLEKLWSDAPLVDISKMVD; translated from the coding sequence ATGGGTTGCCAAATCATAGGAGGAAATCAATTGACAATATCAAGTGAAGAAATTTTAGAAATCGCCGTAAAAGCAGCAGACGACAAGCGTGCAGAGGACATCATGGCGATGGACGTGCGCAACATTTCAATTCTAGCAGATTATTTTGTAGTGATGCACGGAAACAGTGAAAAACAAGTAGAAGCAATTGTAAACGAAATTGTCGATCAAGAAGAAATGGCTAAAGTAGAAGTAAAGCGTATCGAAGGAAGAGACTCAGCTAAATGGATGTTGATTGATTTAGGAGACGTTGTTGTTCACGTATTCCATTACTCAGAACGTTCATTTTATAATTTAGAAAAATTGTGGAGTGACGCTCCATTAGTTGATATCTCAAAAATGGTTGACTAA
- a CDS encoding class I SAM-dependent DNA methyltransferase: protein MSYQTFAQVYDAIMDDSLYEKWLSFVKQQVATKDQKILELACGTGALAVTLKQAGFDVTGLDLSENMLTLANERAINAGVKLPLIEGDMLDLSEIGTYDVVTCFSDSICYMPDEAAVGKVFNEVANLLPAEGQFLFDVHSVYQMDEVFPGYMYNDASQEISFLWQSYEGEVPHSIEHDLTFFVYDEELDSYERFDECHKERTYPLEQYLQLLKQAGFSQVKVSGEFGTQEVTDQTTRWFFTCSKK, encoded by the coding sequence ATGAGTTATCAAACATTTGCACAAGTTTATGATGCCATTATGGATGACTCGTTATATGAAAAATGGCTTTCATTTGTCAAACAGCAAGTGGCAACAAAAGACCAAAAAATATTAGAATTAGCTTGTGGAACAGGTGCCTTAGCCGTCACCTTAAAACAAGCAGGTTTTGATGTAACAGGTCTAGATTTATCTGAAAACATGTTGACCTTAGCGAATGAACGGGCTATAAATGCTGGTGTGAAATTGCCTTTAATTGAAGGCGACATGCTGGATTTATCTGAAATCGGCACATACGACGTTGTTACTTGTTTTTCAGATTCTATTTGCTACATGCCAGATGAAGCTGCAGTTGGAAAAGTTTTTAATGAAGTGGCGAACTTGTTACCAGCAGAAGGGCAATTTTTATTTGATGTACATTCTGTTTATCAAATGGATGAAGTTTTTCCTGGATATATGTATAATGATGCCTCACAAGAAATTAGTTTTCTATGGCAAAGTTATGAAGGCGAAGTGCCACATAGTATTGAACACGATTTAACTTTCTTTGTTTACGATGAAGAACTAGATAGCTATGAACGTTTCGATGAGTGTCATAAGGAACGGACCTATCCATTAGAACAATACTTACAACTGTTGAAACAAGCTGGTTTTAGTCAAGTCAAAGTCAGTGGAGAATTTGGAACTCAAGAAGTAACAGATCAAACAACCCGTTGGTTCTTTACCTGTTCTAAAAAATAA
- the recQ gene encoding DNA helicase RecQ: MNEEAVQLLQEIYGYPEFRVGQQDVIDKVIARQDTLAIMPTGGGKSICYQIPALLFNGLTIVVSPLISLMKDQVDALLELGIPATYINSTLSNGEMHQRLKNASNGEYKLLYVAPERFQTEEIFYLMQSVEVPFIAIDEAHCISQWGHDFRPSYLSLCETLQSIHPRPTILALTATATPVVSDDILRLLGIAPDNRVKTGFSRENLAFQVVKGQDRNRFLLEYLKVNRTQSGIVYASTRKEVERIYELLLTKGIQAGKYHGGMKESERNDAQEKFLYDKVTVMVATNAFGMGIDKSNVRFVIHYQIPKNIEAYYQEAGRAGRDGLDSDAILLFSPQDMQIQQFFIDQSEMEESLKKYEYKKLREMAQYGSTQMCLQRFIVRYFGEDCEDCERCSNCLDDRDEVDITLEAQKVLSCVKRMGETFGKAMIMKVLTGSKDQKMKQWDFEELSTYGLMKGMPQKEVTQLIDYLTAEKYLAPTDGQFPILKITNTGVSVLKGELKVSRKQAQVAEKVAVDDALFDELRGIRSLLASEHKVPPYIIFSDESLREMCQKLPQTDTELLTVKGVGENKLEKYGAYFLDALKKAEAVKG, encoded by the coding sequence ATGAATGAAGAGGCCGTTCAACTTCTACAAGAAATTTATGGGTATCCAGAATTTAGAGTAGGACAACAAGATGTGATTGATAAAGTCATAGCTAGACAAGATACCTTAGCGATTATGCCAACTGGTGGCGGCAAATCAATTTGCTATCAAATTCCGGCACTCTTATTTAATGGATTGACAATTGTAGTATCTCCATTAATCTCTCTAATGAAAGATCAAGTGGACGCCCTTCTCGAATTAGGGATACCTGCGACTTATATTAACAGTACACTTTCAAATGGAGAAATGCATCAACGATTAAAAAATGCAAGTAATGGTGAATATAAGTTGTTATACGTTGCGCCAGAACGATTCCAAACAGAAGAAATTTTTTACTTAATGCAGTCTGTAGAGGTACCGTTTATTGCAATCGATGAAGCCCATTGTATTTCTCAATGGGGACATGATTTTAGACCGAGTTACCTTTCGTTATGTGAGACATTGCAGAGCATCCATCCAAGGCCCACGATTTTAGCCTTAACAGCGACGGCAACGCCTGTTGTTTCAGATGACATACTGCGCTTACTAGGAATTGCACCAGATAATCGAGTTAAAACAGGTTTTTCAAGAGAAAACTTAGCCTTTCAAGTTGTAAAAGGACAAGATCGCAATCGCTTCTTATTAGAATATTTAAAAGTTAATCGTACACAATCAGGAATTGTTTATGCAAGCACAAGAAAAGAAGTTGAACGTATTTATGAATTATTGTTAACCAAAGGGATTCAAGCTGGGAAATATCATGGTGGGATGAAAGAAAGCGAACGAAATGACGCGCAAGAGAAGTTTCTTTATGATAAAGTAACGGTAATGGTAGCAACAAATGCCTTTGGAATGGGAATTGATAAAAGCAACGTGCGCTTTGTCATTCATTATCAAATACCAAAAAATATTGAAGCATACTATCAAGAGGCTGGAAGAGCTGGGCGAGATGGATTAGACAGTGATGCCATCCTCCTGTTTTCACCCCAAGACATGCAGATTCAGCAATTTTTTATTGACCAGTCTGAAATGGAAGAGTCCCTTAAAAAATATGAATACAAAAAACTGCGTGAAATGGCTCAATACGGTTCAACTCAAATGTGTTTACAACGTTTTATTGTTCGTTACTTTGGAGAAGATTGTGAAGACTGTGAACGTTGTAGCAACTGTTTAGATGATCGTGATGAGGTAGACATTACGCTTGAAGCTCAAAAAGTATTGTCTTGTGTAAAACGGATGGGTGAAACCTTTGGCAAAGCGATGATCATGAAAGTCTTGACTGGTTCAAAAGATCAAAAAATGAAACAGTGGGATTTTGAAGAATTGTCTACCTATGGATTAATGAAAGGGATGCCTCAAAAAGAAGTCACACAACTGATTGATTACTTAACAGCAGAAAAATATTTAGCCCCAACAGATGGTCAATTTCCTATTTTAAAAATTACAAATACGGGTGTATCAGTACTAAAAGGAGAGTTAAAAGTAAGTCGGAAACAAGCACAAGTGGCTGAAAAAGTAGCTGTGGATGATGCGTTATTCGATGAGTTACGAGGAATTCGAAGTCTCTTAGCAAGCGAACATAAAGTTCCTCCGTACATTATTTTTTCAGATGAAAGTCTACGAGAAATGTGTCAGAAATTGCCTCAAACAGATACTGAACTGTTAACTGTTAAAGGTGTTGGTGAAAATAAACTTGAAAAATATGGAGCTTATTTCCTAGACGCATTAAAAAAGGCGGAAGCAGTTAAGGGCTAA
- a CDS encoding nucleotidyltransferase, which translates to MKSCGVIVEYNPFHNGHLYHLEQAKKTTNCDVLIAVMSGNFLQRGEPALFDKWTRAEMALNHGADLVVELPVQFSVQSADYFAKGGVALLQALKCDSLCFGSEEGTGTDFKRLANQVEEKRVVIDEAFQNFKNNGSSYPVQMNQAIKSVFPTHSIDLMQPNNMLGFSYAKEIIKAQSSMEIKTVKRHLAQFHDESIEEKTIASATAIRKELFNPSDSFKEIQKVVPEDVFQFISTTEYVDWENYWELLKYRLTTMSLSDLRGIYQVNEGLEFRLKEKVKEAFAFNEFIQLIKSKRLTWVKIQRLFCYILLNLTKVEMAEKVKQVEAIRVLGFTKKGQEYLKIKKKQLEIPLLTNINQKNQHLVELDIRAGLVYQMGKIDQKINQDYRRYPIRKK; encoded by the coding sequence ATGAAGAGTTGTGGTGTTATTGTTGAATACAATCCTTTTCATAACGGGCATCTCTATCATTTAGAGCAAGCAAAAAAAACAACCAATTGCGATGTTTTGATTGCAGTAATGAGTGGGAATTTTTTACAGCGTGGGGAACCTGCTTTATTTGATAAGTGGACAAGAGCAGAAATGGCTTTAAATCACGGAGCGGATCTTGTGGTTGAGTTGCCCGTCCAATTTAGTGTTCAGTCAGCGGATTACTTTGCTAAGGGCGGCGTGGCGTTGCTCCAAGCATTAAAATGTGATAGTCTGTGCTTTGGCTCTGAAGAAGGAACGGGAACTGATTTTAAAAGGTTAGCTAATCAAGTAGAAGAAAAGCGAGTAGTTATTGATGAGGCATTTCAAAATTTTAAAAACAATGGCTCAAGTTATCCCGTTCAAATGAATCAAGCAATAAAAAGTGTTTTCCCAACCCATTCAATTGATTTAATGCAACCAAACAATATGTTAGGGTTTAGTTACGCAAAAGAAATCATTAAAGCTCAATCCTCAATGGAAATTAAAACAGTGAAACGACACCTTGCACAATTTCATGATGAGTCTATTGAAGAAAAAACAATCGCAAGCGCTACGGCGATTCGAAAAGAATTGTTCAATCCGTCTGATTCATTTAAAGAAATTCAAAAAGTGGTACCAGAAGATGTTTTTCAATTTATTTCTACAACAGAATATGTTGACTGGGAAAATTATTGGGAATTGCTAAAATATCGCTTAACAACAATGTCATTAAGCGATTTACGTGGTATTTATCAAGTGAATGAAGGCCTAGAATTTCGATTAAAAGAAAAAGTGAAAGAAGCCTTTGCTTTTAATGAATTTATTCAATTGATTAAAAGCAAACGTTTGACTTGGGTGAAAATACAGCGCCTCTTTTGTTATATTTTATTAAATTTAACAAAAGTAGAGATGGCTGAGAAAGTTAAACAAGTTGAAGCCATTCGCGTTTTAGGATTTACTAAAAAGGGCCAAGAATACTTGAAAATTAAGAAAAAACAGCTAGAAATACCTTTGCTTACAAATATCAATCAAAAAAATCAACATCTTGTTGAGCTTGATATCCGAGCTGGATTGGTGTACCAAATGGGAAAAATAGATCAAAAAATAAATCAGGATTATCGTCGTTATCCTATTAGAAAAAAATGA
- a CDS encoding YceD family protein: MKWSLLELQKYRNEPLIFSEEIDLKESIMVRESEILDISPVTVKGTLIVQDEIIARLEISLVITLPSSRSLKPVSVPMLIEANELYVPKDVTDFAEDEKNETVIYLDKDQIDLTETVEDIILLNLPMQVFTPEEEESDELPSGNDWEVISQEMYEVRIEEQKTQNVDPRLAGLADLFPDESRDNQE; this comes from the coding sequence ATGAAATGGTCATTATTAGAATTGCAAAAATATCGCAATGAACCGCTAATTTTTTCTGAAGAGATTGATTTGAAAGAATCCATAATGGTAAGAGAAAGTGAAATCTTAGACATTAGTCCTGTTACCGTTAAAGGTACACTAATTGTTCAAGATGAAATTATCGCCCGTTTGGAAATTTCGTTGGTAATTACATTACCCTCATCTCGTTCGTTAAAACCAGTTTCGGTTCCAATGTTGATTGAAGCTAACGAACTTTATGTTCCAAAAGACGTAACCGATTTTGCAGAAGATGAAAAAAACGAGACGGTCATTTATCTAGATAAAGACCAAATTGATTTGACAGAAACTGTAGAAGATATTATTCTTTTGAACTTGCCAATGCAGGTGTTTACGCCTGAAGAAGAAGAAAGTGATGAACTGCCTTCTGGAAATGATTGGGAAGTAATTTCACAAGAAATGTATGAAGTGCGGATTGAAGAACAAAAAACACAAAACGTGGATCCTCGTCTTGCTGGTTTAGCAGATTTGTTTCCGGACGAATCTCGTGACAACCAAGAGTAA
- the rpmF gene encoding 50S ribosomal protein L32: MAVPARRTSKAKKNRRRTHYKLEVPGMNPCPNCGELKKSHHVCPACGQYDGKEVVSKEA, translated from the coding sequence ATGGCAGTACCAGCTAGAAGAACATCAAAAGCTAAAAAAAATAGACGTCGTACTCATTACAAATTGGAAGTTCCAGGCATGAACCCATGTCCTAACTGTGGCGAATTGAAAAAGAGCCACCATGTATGTCCAGCTTGTGGGCAATATGACGGTAAAGAAGTAGTAAGCAAAGAAGCTTAA